The following nucleotide sequence is from Chitinivibrionales bacterium.
TATTACTTTGGATATGCATGTGGTATTGCCGAAGATAATTCATATAAGATAACAATAAAAGATTGTGAGATTTTCGATCCAAAATCGAAATACCGTGGTGGACGGAGATATGCATTTAATGTAGCCGGCGGACAACAAGTATTATTCGAAAATTGCACAGCACATTCAGGAAGGCATGATTTCGTATCCGGATCCAGAACACCCGGCCCGAATGTTTTTTACAACTGCTTCTCAAAAGAGAATACCTCTACCAATGGCCCACACCATCGATGGTCAACAGGACAGTTGTATGACAATGTTATCGTAACCGATCAATTAGCTGCAGAAAATAGAATGAACTCGGGCAGTGGACATGGTTGGGCAGGTTCACAGATTATGTTTTGGAACTGCGAAGCCAAAGACATTTTATTGCAAGATCCTCCAATGGACCATACCAACTGGGCTATTGGTTGTATATCCGAATCTGCTATTGATGGAAATGGTGACCGATCAAATGAGCCCGCTGGTGTTATAGAATCTGAAGGAACTCATATTTCTGATATACCAAGCTTATATCTTGCTCAATTAAATGAACGCTTAGACGCATCGTCAACAACTGCACCCCCAATTATAGCAAATTTCAATAAAAGCAAGACAAAATTAATAGGAATACAAGAAGTTTTTGGAGGTTTGAAAATACTGTTGAATAAACCATTACAGAATAATCTTACAATTGCATTATATGAAGCCAATGGGCGACAAATAAAATCATTTATCACGTATTCAAATAAGCACGAATTTTTAATCCCTCTTGATAACATTAATGATTGTAGAGCCCTTATTGCAGCAATTAATCTCGATGGAAAGATCTCAACCAGAAAAATAGTATTATTTAAATAATTAAGGCGAATCATAAAGACGCGCCTTTTTGTTTTATAGGTAAATTTACCAAATCTTGTTGTCCTTGCTGCTCGCATACCGCCTCAGAAAAGAAGCGTTTGCTCCGGTTACTATTAGGCGTTTTTTTTAACTTCCACGCCGACCATATTCCTCAATATTTTATATTCGACAAAAATATCATAAAAAAAACAGCAAAGAGGAAATATAATTTCCGTTTTTGCATGCCGGTGGATACTATTATATAATGTACATGGGCTACCCGGTCCTGGTAACGGAGTATCGACTCATATATTTCGTTGTATCGCAGCGCCGCAAAAAATTAACAGTGGAACAGGACCAGTTTTATGAAACGGTATTTCCTGAAGAAAATGGTGTATGCCTTTGCAGGCGTCATGATGTTTGCCGCTCAATCGGCGGGACAGGGATATCTATTGCCCGATACCTTATGGGCCAAGGTGACCTTTTATGATTTTCACGCCAATGACAATTGCGAAAAGCCGAATGAATGCCCCAACCCGATCAATCCTGATTTCCAGAATTGCAATCCGGGCCAACGAGACGACATGGTACAGGACTATCTTGACAGCCAGCGAAAGCCGGTGTTCAGACAAAACCGCGCATGCAACCTCCATATTGACCAGTGGTATCGTCCCAGCGGTATTACCGGATCGGAGACATTTGCCTACGATACGAGCTATGGGGGCTGGCGGTGGACCGGCCTGTCACCCAGCGTCATCGATCCTACCGGGTGGCAGGGGGCGAACTGGAGCGATGAGCCTCCCATGGGCGCCGATTCCATGACCAATATCGTCTTTTACGATTCGCTTCCGTTCCTGCTTACCGATTCGGCTACCGGTACCTATTCGTTTGTCAGGTCAGTCAACATTCCGCCGAACGATCAGTTTTTCTGGCTTGACGGCCGCGGGTTCGGCAATGAACCCCAGGTTCCGACTGAATATGATCACAACTTTGCTTTTACCATGGAGCTGCACCATGAATTCACTTATAAGGGGGGCGAATTCTTTACATTTCGTGGAGATGACGACGTGTGGGTCTTTATCAATGACTCGCTGGTGATCGATCTCGGCGGCGTGCACGGCGAACAGACGAGTTCAGTCAACCTCGACAATCTTGGGCTGACTGTCGGACGGAAATACATGTTCGATTTTTTTTATGCGGAACGCCACACCACCCAGGCAAACTGCGTTATCACTACCAATGTTCTCACGCCAACCCAGGCTAACGGTTTTATTATCCGTCCCGACACCCTGACGCCGGATCCAAACGATCCGCCGCCCGGTGTCAATGATACGACAATCGAGTCGGGCCAGTGCCTGAATTTCAGGGTGTGGGTTGTCGACGACACCATGGGACTTCGCCGGGACTGGGATTCTCTGGTCCAGTGGGAAGTCTACGATACCCTGGGCAATCCGCTTACGTATGATACAGTGACAAATGAAAATGAATTCTGCTTTTTGCGGGCCTACGGGTGCGTGATAATTTATCTTACATTTCCCGATCCGAACTATCCGGAGGTCATGCTCCGCGATTCGATGCGGGTATGTGTCAATCCGGGAGAACCCCACCATTTGCTGGTCGAAGGAAGTCCCGATTCACTGGTGAGTCTCAGGTATGATAATCCGCTCGATTCGATCACCATGAATCCGACACAGAGTCAGGTGAGCGTCTATGCCATTCTGCGCGACAGCGCGGGAAACTTTGTCGATCAGTCTGCCAACACGCAGTGGACTGTTTTAACAGGAGGAGAATATATAACTGTTGCCGGGGGCAATCCCTCTCAGGGAGAGGGAGTTATCCAAAAACGTGCGGGTGTGCAGTCGGGCGTGGCGACCGTGGAGGCGCGCAGCCTGACCCGTTCGGGCGCGCTGTTCCGTGATACGGTGAAGGTAATCATTCAGCCGGTCGATTATACCGCTATTCGGATCGCTGTCGGCCAGGGAGGCCTTCGTACCCCGATCGACACGCTGGCAATACGATATACAACCGATACACTTTTATACGCCGAAGGATTCCGCTCCGACGGCCTTGGATGGGAGCAGGTCAATGCCCAGTGGGGCCTTATTACGATCACCTCAATCGGTGCGCCACCGACATCGGCCTCTTCATGGGATTTCGAACCTGCAGCAACCGGGACCGGAAAGATGTGGGTCAATTATGCCGGGGTCAGGGATACAATCGGTGTAAGGGTGCTGCCGGGAGGACCGGCAAGTCTCGAAATATACCGCTCCACCGGCACACCACAGCCCGGTGACCGGTATAACCCGCCAACAACAGTTTACACCTACCGGGCAGGTCAGACCATTCCGCTTGTGGGCAAAATTTTCGATCCCTACGGAACCTGGCTTCGCCAGTACGAAGACACTGCATCGTTAAGTAATTTGATCCGATGGGAGGTCCGTCGCCACTCTAACGGCACCCTGATCGGTCCATCGGTGGGAACGCTCGCTCAGCGTGCCGGCCATGCGACTTCCTTTGTGCCGCTCCAGGCCTACGAAACAAATGGGGATACGCTGGTACTCAATATTATATCGATTTTTGAGCAGGATCTGAAGCTGTTCCGTGATACGGTACGCGTGAAAATTATCCCTTCATCGCTGTTGCATCTTGTTGTCGAAGGGAGTCCGAACCGGGGGGTAAGTCCCAATGATGATAACCCACTTGCACAAGTCAATATGACCAGTGCAGATTCGACCCGACTGGCCTACGCAATTCTCCGGGATCAGCATGGCAATTTTGCCGGATATGCCGATACCGCGCAATGGTTAAGTCGTGATGAAACCGTGGTTACCGCTGCTGCATCGGCCCAGTTGAGCCAGGGTGAAGGAGTGATACGGCGCATAACGACCTCATCGGCCCAGACCTATGTCCATGCGACCAAAGGCTCTTATTCCGATTCGGTGCTTATCGTGGTCGACAGTATCACCTATACCGGACTCCGCCTGGTGGTCAACAACAACGGCTTGCGCGATATCGACACACTCCGCGTGCGAAAAGATCAGGATACAACGCTCTATGCGCTGGGAAGACGATCCGATAATGGCGCCTGGGCGTATGTGGATGTCACCTGGTCCTATCCGGGACTGAGTATCAGCCCCGCCGCTCCAACGCCGGGGGATCGATGGACATTTTCGCCCGATGCGTTCGGTACGGGAAGAATCATTATCCGGAAAGGCGCGATCAGTGATACGGTTGTCGCCAGGTTCTCCGAGGGCCTCCCGGTCAGCCTGGTACTGTTCCCCAAAGAGGGGACACCCTATACGCCGGGCAATGATCCCTATCCGGGTACCGATATTACTGTCGATACCATAGCCGGAGCGGCTATTCCCGTTGT
It contains:
- a CDS encoding fibro-slime domain-containing protein, whose amino-acid sequence is MVQDYLDSQRKPVFRQNRACNLHIDQWYRPSGITGSETFAYDTSYGGWRWTGLSPSVIDPTGWQGANWSDEPPMGADSMTNIVFYDSLPFLLTDSATGTYSFVRSVNIPPNDQFFWLDGRGFGNEPQVPTEYDHNFAFTMELHHEFTYKGGEFFTFRGDDDVWVFINDSLVIDLGGVHGEQTSSVNLDNLGLTVGRKYMFDFFYAERHTTQANCVITTNVLTPTQANGFIIRPDTLTPDPNDPPPGVNDTTIESGQCLNFRVWVVDDTMGLRRDWDSLVQWEVYDTLGNPLTYDTVTNENEFCFLRAYGCVIIYLTFPDPNYPEVMLRDSMRVCVNPGEPHHLLVEGSPDSLVSLRYDNPLDSITMNPTQSQVSVYAILRDSAGNFVDQSANTQWTVLTGGEYITVAGGNPSQGEGVIQKRAGVQSGVATVEARSLTRSGALFRDTVKVIIQPVDYTAIRIAVGQGGLRTPIDTLAIRYTTDTLLYAEGFRSDGLGWEQVNAQWGLITITSIGAPPTSASSWDFEPAATGTGKMWVNYAGVRDTIGVRVLPGGPASLEIYRSTGTPQPGDRYNPPTTVYTYRAGQTIPLVGKIFDPYGTWLRQYEDTASLSNLIRWEVRRHSNGTLIGPSVGTLAQRAGHATSFVPLQAYETNGDTLVLNIISIFEQDLKLFRDTVRVKIIPSSLLHLVVEGSPNRGVSPNDDNPLAQVNMTSADSTRLAYAILRDQHGNFAGYADTAQWLSRDETVVTAAASAQLSQGEGVIRRITTSSAQTYVHATKGSYSDSVLIVVDSITYTGLRLVVNNNGLRDIDTLRVRKDQDTTLYALGRRSDNGAWAYVDVTWSYPGLSISPAAPTPGDRWTFSPDAFGTGRIIIRKGAISDTVVARFSEGLPVSLVLFPKEGTPYTPGNDPYPGTDITVDTIAGAAIPVVAKVFDSEGSWIQSYENPPAAFSWDLVELAGQPPTGTLSPLTGHLSNFSPTRAYNTVEIRARITIGGATLSDAVRFYIKPGSANHLVIETSPDRALSPNADNPLDNLTIGSGDTIGYAYAILRDAYGNFVSPSPATNWTSLASIVAASEGVVSNGEGKVMRRADSGIAQVVAANQNNGTLRDTFAVTLSNISYSAVRIMVNNNGLTSLQGDSLVLRTDQDTTLYAVGLRSDNGEWDNLALRWTSTGINVNPSAPVSADQWALQPSDTGSGNIIISHSTGTETIYDTITVHFTHGLPSRLVLFPQTGTPYESANQPLPSSDSLTAGTAYQMVAKVFDHRDVWLKEYETGMPPITWQTVELTGMPPTGTLTPLTGYMSTFMPIRARNSLYIISEFSSGGRTFHDTVRIGTRAGTAHHVVIEPTPDPFVSPNMDNPIYSVTLTSWDTISTVYAILRDSLGNYVAPLTQADWAAEDTAIAWAGDGIVDFGEGIIIRRADEGATQVVVWNADSSMSDTIDIVLNDIVYTALRLVVKHQGLRDIDTLIMRTDQDTTLYALGQRSDNGQWDNIRVTWNAGTLPVAPAAPGFDDAWTFSPGGLDTGVISIAVLDPAGNPVSDQLTAIFTPGLPDKLVLYPTTDAPGTNNNLPYPQRTTIDTVAAGDSLQLVAMLFDHQDRWLSQYNNASSPVQWSMVQLVGNTASTTLSPRNGSRSVFRPVNGYSRVYLIARYDAGSRYRADTVQVYVKAGPVHHLVLEASPDRNLSPNDDNPAGTIIIDTSDTIANVYAILRDPYGNWAGYSQNTQWKSPLIGDTLVRVTDGNTTVGEGRIIRASDFGGNSRVEATYGLNAALKDTVNVILSTISYTEVKIVVDTGGGFAQ